The genomic window CGGCCAGTCTACTCACATCAAACGAACATGCTTCCTGTTTTGCCTTTGTTTTAGCGAAAAAGCATAGCAGATGGGCGCGCCAAACGcttatctaaaaaaaattgacttattaattaattaattcgtcgtcgtctttagGTTACAAGAAGGATGAATAACAAACTTTGGTGCCAAAGTTGCAGGGAAAGTGTTACAATCGCTGCCTAATTCATAGTGAACTTTAATTGTCTCGAGCACTTTCAATTAACGTCAGTGCACTGCAGCCACATTCCAATTAAACCCCTTTCGTCTGACAGTCGTCAGAAGCAAATACGTCGTTTTCAGGGTGTTCATTCAAATTATTTGATTGGTCCTCGTCTGATCCCCAGTCAATCGTTTTTCCGTTGTTTTTACATTTAACATACGACGACGTAGCAAGTAGCAGCGAAACGAGAATTGTAGCTGCGCACGAACGTTTACTGTAATTTCTTAATTTTTgttaaaaacaaaaagcgACCACATCAGAGTATATTTGCATGTACTAACTACACATGTGGTTGGATgtttgccttcttctttgataTGCCGTCGCTGCATCTGAACTTTCTCTTAGcagagtcgacgtcgcggagCTTCAGCATCACACAATGTTTTCCTTCTTTACATTTTCTATCTTTCTCTTGGCAATTGTAAGcacctttatcttcagaatTCAGCAACCCATTGCAATCTTGAACTTGATCAAATGACCCCGATTCTTGAACTTCCCACGTACAATTTAGGCTGCCTCGACAGCTCAAAGTAAAGCTTTCCTTCTCTAATCCAATTTTCTTAAATCGTACGTGACACTCTCCTattgctgcaaaaaaagaccATAAAAGAAACCCGAACCATTCATGCCTAAAGTTATAGTACTTTCAATTGATTCGAAAGGTACAAAGCACGGCTCTCGCGTAACAAGTGGCTGTTCCGTAACCGGTctaccttcaacagaaactGAAGGAGGATTAACAGACGGCTTGACCGCGTTTGCGACTTGTGTTCTTGCGCACGTGGAGCATTTGCATTCGGGGCACACCTTCTTTATAGGTTCCTCCGTGGGACAATTATAACCGTTCCTCTTAAATGAAAGGCACTTCTCCCATGCCAAATAATTATTCGTGCGATACTGCAGTTGATAGTGAAGGTAATTCTCCCATAGCGTGGCGTTTGTACAAAAGGTTTCTTTCAGCGAACCCTTCAGCGGCTCATCGCAATTTTCAACGCGAAATCCCTTCGCACCAAAGCCATTCATCGACACAAGAAAATGACTTTGGCTGTGATTTTCGCGGCGACTGGCGCAAAAAGCTTTGTAGGGGTAGTAAAGCTTCATGACCCCAGAATATTTGTCGCACGGGTTTAAAACTTTGAACGTGGTtcgattctaaaaaaaaatcTAAGATTCAACAAACGTTggggaaggaaggaagaTGCTCTCTATACGACCTCAAGATCAATCTGCAATTTTCCGTTCGTATCTACGCCTAAGCGCTGTCGAGGCTGGGGAAACGTGTACCAGACGTAAAATTTCTTGCTTCCGTGGCTAAAGCTTCTTTTTAGAAAGACGTCTACGGCTAAATTGTTGTCAGGTAAAGTCAATGAAAGTACGCCGAAGTTAAAATTGATAAAGGCTAAAGGAAGTTTCAAGTCGTCAGCAAGATCTTTCTGCAGCGGTGAACAGCAGAGCTGAAAAACCCTATTGATTAAAACGCTGCGGATTCATAGAAGGTTTTAGAGTATATACCGTATCGAGCTCTTCTCGCGTAAAATTAGAGTCCGAACGAACCGAACACACGTTTCCAATTGcaaggagaacgaacaaAGAAATCATGTTGCATGAGCTCTCGATATGCTCAGCTCAGCGGCTACAGTCTGCATTTTATAGAGGAGGCTCGGCTCAATTACCTCTTTAATTCCGTGATGGTTTATATATAAAGCGTTTAGCGTTAACCGCGAAAGGTTCTTTccatctatatatatatatatataatgtTGACACGATTCGCCGAACCACGTCCGGACGTCCTCTACCACTACCATTTATAGCTATAAACGAAGCCATTTCCCGTCAAcctcttttattttcttgcATTGCACGCGTACGAAACAGCTCCGGAGTTACGCGCGCGTCCTCGATGTTTCTGCATGATTGCCGGAGATGCTGCAAAGCTAGGGAAGAACATGCACGTCTCCTAAATACATGCATCGACAAATCCTAAACGATTTCAGGCCGAACCCAGATCGCAATCATGGCGTCACTTTAGTCGGAAACGAGACCGCTACGATCTTGGATTGAACGGTCTCTGAAAACATCCCTTTCCTAAATTGTCGCTTAGCTCCTTATCTGCGTCGGAGAGCGGAACTTTACGAAGAAACTTAGAGAAgggcgacgtcatcaatacACAGAGCCAAAACATGTTCACCGTCTCCAGGAAGCTAGCTCGACGAGGGGCAGCACATCGATCAAATTACATCATGAATTCCCAAtgagaaagcgacgaagaggaatCAAACGATTAAATACGTGCGTTCCGTGAAGCGCGTAGAACGTACGAGACAAGCCGTCAGAGACATAAATGTAAAATAAAAGtcgatgccgtcgacgacatgaCGACATGTGCAACGCCTATCTGCATGCAAAGCCAGGTGCCAGCTCTGTTCCGGATAAGCGTATCGCGTGCATGGGGTCTCGCGTGCCTAGGATGCTTAAACCACGAGGATACGCCTACACGCGAGCAGATCTAAACACGAACGGGCGGGGCATTTACACGTTCCATTGGTCTGCCCGGTATATATAGAACTAGTATCTATCTCAGACTCTATTACAGTGTACTATTATGGTGTATTTCGACTAGTTCAAGCTCGGATAAAGGTATCGGAGCCATTGCCCTATATATAAAGAGACTTAGCTTAGCTGATCTCGAGATCGCCGCAAGGTCTCGAGAAATGGAAATAAGAGGGGGCCTTGTGTCATTGGCGAGCAGCTCTTCGCCTTTCGGAGTGAACAGAGTACTCTCTGATGTACGGCCGGAGTTTTGACGTCGCGAAACAAGTCTAAAAGAGTGCGAGTGAGAGCGATTTTCGGCTCAAAATACTGAAATCAGAGAAGGATGACGATTCTTGTTCATCATTGAGCACGAAATAGTTCGCTGTTGGTCAAAAACAAGCGGAATCCGTGCGGAAACGTTCCTCTCGCCAGTTGGCCGCTCTTATCCGGGTTCTAGGTCACAATGCAAAATCAAAGCCAGCGCTGATTTACGTTCCGTTCCAATGGAGCACCTTTCCACTAAGAGACAGCTATAGGCTAAGGAGCATTAGACTTCGAGTTCCTACTCTCGGAAATCTTCTACCGCAAACGACTTCATTTCTGATACCCAAAACGTTTTCATGCTGTCTAGTATCCGTTACGTTACTATAAGCAATGTACATCCCTTCTGGAACGGGAACCGAAGCTTATTTAGTGAGTGGGTAGTAatacataattaaataaatgaatataCAGTATTTCAGTAGAACCCCAATTATCTCTACACCTTGGGACGTTAGTGTGTTCAAATAGATGGGAGTGTTTCGAACGTAACGTGTGGAAGTGTATAGGTTTCATCAGCGTAGGTGTTTATTTAGACAAAAAGGCTGGCGATGCAACGCTGAACGCTGTTGCGGCGGTAATAAGCTTGGAAAGAGGAAAGACGTATATTCATCGAGCAGCCGCGGGCTTTAATTAAGAGGTTAGGAACTAAGCAACTGAGTGACGAAAGGGTATGAAGGTAGAGGAAGCCAGTTTCCCAGAAGTAGAACTAAGAACAAGAACCCTTCCTCCTTCTGTAGCTTCTACTAGGCATTTGCATTTACAGGGGCAAATAAGGTCAAAAACACGGTAACGCGCTCACTAAGCGGCATTGAGAGAATCTATCGACTGCACGACCTGAAAGCTTCCTATCCGGAACAGGATAAAGCCATCCAAGATTGACCCTAGAAGCCGGACGAATACGAGAAAGCTTCCCAAGTGCCAACAGCGGTAAGTGCGCATTTCAGTGTAATACAGCATTACTAGTAGTTGGCCGCGTCACGCAGCAAACACCCAACTAGGACAAACCATGAACTCCTCTCTCATATTGGTCATCGGTTAGACTACAAATTGGCTCCCTCACTATACGTGGGGCCGGTACTATGTACTCCTTTGCCGCCTAGGTTATCTTCTCCTCTCAATTGGCTCTAGTTTGAGACTAGCTAAAGGTATAGTAAATCGCAATCTATATActatcaaaatcaaaagaaaagaaaccatTCTAAAAGCCAATCTCTGATAGAGTGCTTTTGCAAGCGCAATGCTACGAGAATTACCAACGAGACCATTCCTATGACGAGACAAGACGTCGTCCGCGTTACTTGTACACAAAATCCAGCAAACTTCCATCTCCGACTCAGGTGGAAAGCGTTTACAGAAAGTAAAAGCAGCGATGCGGAAGGGGTTCAAGACGAATCCCAACTAGTTAGCGTCGTGACAATCAGGGGCGCTTCAATCAACGCGTCCCAAAGTATATTCTCTTGCCGTCTCGTAGACGATACATTTCCAGAAAAGTCGCCGACCTGTTGCACAGTGatcataaaaaaaataactgAAACCAGTACCACTgcagcgacgaagatgacaCCGACTCAACAAGAAGAGAGGAATTACAACTCTTCGACAACTACTTATATATCTAGTGCTATTGCCGTCTCCACGACAAATTCTTACACAACTCTGCAACAAGAGCCCAACGCTTCGACTGATAGTCCTACTACGAATTATTCGTATCTAAATTGGACTTCATTTCAAAACGCATCGTCCGGTGAATTTATATCTGCTACGGTGTCTGCCACTGCTGTGCTTCTTATTGGTGTTAGTGCTGCTGTTATTATAGCGCTaaagcgaaagcgacttTCTGACAAATTAACTTTGAACGACAGTACGGACAACTTGGCCTATCTTCTCGACGCGAAAGGACAGCAAGTTTGGACCGGAAGCAAAATCATTCCAATTGACTGTCTTTCAATTGGAATAACGCTAGGTAACGAACACGCGATTATACCTACTTAAAAAAAGGTCACAAACCTGTTGCTACATATACATCTCaggagaaggacaatttgGCACGGTAGCTGAAGGAAAATTAAGATATGCaagtgaagaaagaaaaatttacGATAAACGAATAGCACTAAAAATGCTCAGAGGTAAAATCTTGCATCTAGTCAAAGAATGCAAAAGATTTTCCTTTCTATAGACCAAGAAGGGATAAACGCAGAGGCGCTTCAAAAAGAAGCCGAATTCATCGTCAATCTCGGTCAACACGAGAACGTCATTCACGTCTACGGTTATTGCATAGAGGAAAAATGTAAGACAGGCCAAAAAACCACGCGCGACCGAGGGCAACCTATAGATATTAAACTAAGACTCTCAGGCGTGAGTAAAATCGTGATGGAATACGCCGAGCTTGGAGACCTCCATCGTCATCTACGCAAATTGAGAAGCGTTGGATTGGACGATGCCAAACAATTCGCGTTTGCGCAGCAGATCGCCGAGGGAATGAACTATGTCGTCTCCAAAGGAGTAAGAACAATTAGGCGCGTGCATGCTGAATTTGATTACGGGGGAATCCTTTCTATAGTGCGTTCATCGCGATCTGGCAGCGCGTAATGTTCTCGTCTGCGAGGGAGAACGATTAAAGATATCTGACTTCGGATTCGCAAAGGATCTCCAGTCAGCTGCCTACTACCGAAAAACGTCGCGCGTACGGCGAACTCGATGCGAAAGCCTTCAATAATTTGATATTGCTATAGGGCGGGGTTATTCCATTTCGGTGGTGTGCGCCGGAAGTGCTTTTGTATCGAACGTATAGCGAATATAGCGACGTGTGAGTGTTCTACAAAAGGGGGAAGGCGATGCCATAAGGGATTGCGAGACCTATATTTCTCTAGCTGGTCCTACGGAATCGTTCTTTGGGAAATAGCGACTCTGGGTGGAACTCCCTATCCCGGTATACCCGTCGAAAAATTGTTCGAATTGCTCACCGGATCATCAGGCTATCGAATGAGTAAACCTAGGAACTGTTCTCAAAAATTGTACGCACTGATAATTAACGGGTAACAAAACATTATTTGCCAGTTTTACTGACGTATAGGTACGGCGTCATGGTTCGCTGTTGGAACTCGGTTCCGGATACAAGGCCAACGTTCATCAGCATAACGTCCGAGTACGTGCGAACTAATGGACCACAAGCTCTTTGAACGTCACAGTTTGTTTAATTCTCTGTGTTTTTGCGTACAATTTCTCTATGATTCACAACGCCTTaaaactcgtcgacgccatTTTTTCCCTAAACGTTTCCGCTTTTACGACGCCGAAAAACCTTTTCGATAGTTTATTCAGGGGCACTCTCGGGTCTTCGTCCGGCAATTAGTCTTTTTCTTAAACTTCTAAAGGGGTCGCAGAAAATTTTGTCTGATTGAAACATTCCAGTTTTTTATCGCAAAGCGCCGCGAGTTAAGTGGACGCCATTCGAAGGTCTCTCATCGTAAAATTGGATCCCCAACGAGCCATCGTACGTACGTGCCCGATAAGAAACAGAATAAACAGAGACGTCATTTCGCACGAGTGCCGTTTATACTCAATGTGCTGATCTCAGCAGTTTCGCTTTGGATCTTATAGAGGAGGCCAATCATGATGCATTGTGTGGGTTCGTAGCAATCTCTAACCGCGACGAACCATGCACACAAaagggttctgcccacacGGGTGCATGCATGATGCAGCCTTCTTATTCTAATTGCATTACTGCGCTAAAACGACAAAAGGCAGCTCGCCCTGCATGGATAAGCCTTCTTGCCTACACGGTCCACTAGGGCAAGCGCTGCCAACGCATACATAATCGCTAGACGCTCGGAGACACGAAACTACAATATGTGATCAGGTCTACATAGTCGAATAAATAAGACAACTATCTGTACCTACTCGTTCTCAAGCCGGGATAAGCTTAGAATGTTCAGAAACAATTGGAACTACTAACTTACGCGAAACCGACGCGTGGACCTACTACACGTTCCACTAAGGCAAGCTAATCGTCAGACGTCAAAGACCGTAGTGATGCAAACGAGGCGCGGAAGGGAGGGTCATTACATTGCACCGATTTGTTGTACTGTACTGCTACACTTTCTGCAACATATACACATTACTCTCATGTGGGTTTCATGCGCTGCTATGACAACCGCCCTCACTCGAGTGCCCCCAACCCAGCTCGCGATAACCAGGCCTATTGGTAGGCCTATCGGCTAGACCGACGGAAATTTTCTTTGCCCGCAAGCGTGGGCAGTGCACTCCACGTCAGGCAATCAGAACCCGTGCATGTAACAGAGAGTCTCACCCCCCTATGTGCCAAACCTGGTCGTTCGTTGATCAAAAGGCCCTGGTCTTTGTCGTATTTCCCTAAAGTATGACATTACTTAGCGAGTCACGTGAAAGTGTTGCTTACGCTCTGATAAGAGCGTGACGGCACGTCCAACATCAGAGAGGCTATCCAAACAAAGTAATGCATCAGCATATAGAGAAGTAACAAATAAGCCTCTATGTGGAAGAATTAATAGAGTGTGAATATTTCTTCCCAAAAGGATCGCTTTCTGACAATGTTACGTAGCCTAAATACACATGGAGGCGCGACGCTTCGATTAAGAATGTCTCGTCTATTTGTCTCGTCTATTCCATGGATTCTAGGCATGCTTGCGCATCCCTGCAGGTTTCGCTGCAGTAGTATGCTGCTTTGCGGGCTGAGCTAAGAGAGTGgattgacgtcgttcgtaGGTGCGAAGACAACGAAGTCCAATTTCTACTACGACGAACCTCCCAAAAGGGTTCTGTCTAGCTCTTACTAGTCACACTGCTTTGTAGTCTTCGTTCGTACTCGCCGGAGTTATGTCGGAGCAAACTGAACGAAGTTATGCTTCGAAATGACGAGTTTTCCCCAATGGAGCCCCGATTTTCTAAAAACTTGCTGAACGCAATCGTTCTCATACGTTTAACTTGCTACGTCAGTTGCATCGGCGAAGAAACTTTTCTCCAGTTCGAAAACAGGCATAAAACTCTAGCACGTGACGCAACCAGCCGAGTCCCGGACAATTTATCGTAGTCCGGGTTAGGAAGTGATCGTTGCACCACTAATTCTCGGAAGCCCTAGCTCGCCGCACGTCGTTGCTGTGAAGTGCAGCTCGGATTTGAAGGCGCCAATGGGTAAGCGCACTAAACATCCGTGATCGCACGTTCCCCTTCTGCTTGCCAGGGTCTGCACCACGCGCTGTCAGGCTGCGTCCGTCTCATGATTATCTTCGGGCCTATATTACGTATATAAGAAGTGAAGGTTCTGAAGAGATTGGTCATATTCTCAGTTGGTATTTCTGTTTCTGTTTTAGAGGAATATTCGATCTGACTGGAAGAAGCTCAGAGGCGGAGGTGGAGTGTGTGTATATGCAGATCGGGTCCCTCGTGGGACAAAGTCGAAGagacgagaaggagaagaacgatAAAGGAGGCCGGAACAGTATATACATTCCCTAATTAACTCTGACGTTATGTCGACTGAGCGATGCTCttttatatatgtatatacgAATCGAAGAGGATGACTCACATATTAACGTTTACTGCCAAAGTTGTCTTCTGGGCAGTGTCACTATGACTACCTCTTGACGAAATGCGTGTGATGAGGCATAGTTCATGTTCCGCGTACAACGCGTGGTGTCCTTCATTGTCACAAACACCTTTACTCTGACCTCAGGTCAGTTCATGCATTAGGAACAACGGTGCTATCGAATGACTAAAACATTGTAGGCAATATCATGCAGAACATGTTGCAAAATTATAAGATGAATTTCGGATGTAAATACGACGCCATGCATGCTTTGCTGTTGGAATTCGGCATACCGGATAAAAGGCCAACTTTTTTCGAAAAGCTATACCAAGTACAGTATATAAGACATGTAGTACTGCCAAACATTCTCTATGCCCTCGACATTTTGCAGGTACATGCAACGAAACGATTAATGTCTACGATTCGCTGCGTCTTAAAAAAATGATATCGACAATGTTTCCCTTCTActttagagaaagaaaccgCCTCCTTAACTGTCTATCGGGAGCATGTATAAGTTTCTTTCACCTAAATAGGCGGAGTAATTCCTCCGAAGCCAAAGACACTTGAACGTGAAGGTGATTCTTCAACTTCAGACAACTCTTACAAAACTTTTCCCACTTGGAACTTGTCGGCTTTTCATCGCAACTTTCAACGGCTAATCCCCTTTTCGCAAAACGTTTCATCGAAACAATGAAATGACTTTCGCTGTGACTTTCGTTGAGACTTTCAGTGCGAGTAGCGCAGACAGCTTCGTAGGGTTGGTAACGTAATGTGACGTTATCGTCGCACGGACGTAGAACTTTAAACGTGGTTCTATTCTAAAGAAATCGGCTATTCAACGAACGTCGAGGAAAGGAGGGAGCTATATTATACGAGCCTCAGTATCAAGTACTATTTTCCCATATTTGTTCACGCCTAAGCGCTTTTGGTCGGTAAACGTGTACCAAATGAAAGACTTATCGGATGAGTTGGCGACTGCTGTTCTAAAAACGTTTACGGGTGACCGGACGTCAGGCGAGGCAAATGAAAATAAGCTGAAGTCAAGTCTGACAAAAGCCAAAGgcatttcaatttcttcagcgACTTTTGGCGGCAACTCGGAGCAGAGCTATAAACATTTTTTGATGAAAATTGCGAAGAATGTCATAGAGCGTTCGAATTACCATTTCGCGATCTGTACTATTAGATGGGATGTCGGCCGAAGACGTGTGCCCGATTACAAGGAGAATGAACAGAGACATCATTTCAAACAAGTGCCGTTGACCTCTCAAATGCGTATAGCTCATCCGGTTCGCTCTGCATTTATATAGAGGAGCCACAGCCCAATTACCTCGTTTTGAGGTGGATGATTCGTAGAAAGCCCTTACGCTGACCGCGACGAACCGCGCAGAACTCGAAGAGTTCCACTCACAGCTATATTTATCCTTGCATGTAGCTATTCAACAAAGGCCTTTTCTTGCGGTTACATTACCTATCTAAACTTGCACACACGACAGGACGCTCCTTAGGTATTTTGCAAACGATGCTAGACTGGCGGCCGAACCCTGCATGATCAAATCTCAGATCGTAATCAATATGTCACGTCAATTGAAAACGTAAAACTTGGCGAGGACAGGGTCCGCTACGATCTGACCTCAACTATTCCTTAGTCAATGCTCATCTTACAAGACGCTTGATTGTAGATGTGAGCGTCGTTTAGCTCATTAGGCTCATTAATCACCGTTTGAGAGCGGATACTAAGGATGGAGTGGTGATATGATCGGGACAGAGAGGCAGACCTTCTCTCGCCATCGTCTCTTTGAAAGTAGACGCGGACAATACTGGGTTGCTATGTATTCACTTCCTATTCCTTATTGCGCTAATTTCTTCTAAGGTTCGCACTaaaagagcgacgaagaggcgACTAACAATGCACGGATAAACCGCCTACAAAAACCGCAGAAAAGCTTGAGAGCCATCTGCTTAGTGCGGTTCAACTCGGATGGAGGGCTCGTGAGGGATGTCGATCGAAAACATTTAAGATCACCATGCAATCTAAAAGTGCATGTATCATAAATTCGCGCCTACACGGTCGACCCCCCCTCAAGGACCCAATGCATCATCGCGCGTCGGAGAAACAATAGGATAATTTCGATTTAGTTGTCGATTAGCTTGCATGGGTGAGTTCCTGGAGGTGCAGCATAAAAGGAGTGTGCATTTCCTTTCAATAACCAATTAGAACAGTAATTACTTAGTACCATGTATACGCTGCCCCTCTTCCTGTCGCGGTCATCTACGTTTCAGAGAAAGACCATTATTTTTGTTGTCGTGGGTTTGGTCTCGTTTTATGCGGTCTCCTTAGACTAGGCCatcatttccttttcaattGGAACCGTATAGCGCGGCCGGCGTAGCTATATGGGAATGCGAACCGCATCCTTCGATGTCCAGTCGCTAACAAAACAAAGATGACGGACACGAAACAGAGAAGACGGTGCCGGCACCGCGTGACACAGATTGAGGTCCTCGTCAATTACAATATTTCGCACCACATGGATAACATTCGAACACTTTAGAGATGATCTATCCTAAATGCCTGTCTCACACAGCTGCGCCTACACGTTCCACTGGTACATTGACGTCCAAAGGCAACTTTAATTGGTTTACTCCGCAAAGCCATGCAATCAAATGAACAACTATCTTGTGACAAGGTGGATCATAACTATAGTCCGAACAGGGATAAACGTATCAGAGTCATTTCCGCTTCGCTAAGCTCGTCAATGACTTGTAGTGTGACTTGTGGTGAAAATCGACATCCCGTCTGCGTATACGGTCTGTGTATACTGCATCAGAGAACCTAGCGTCTTGCCTGCCTGCATGCATGCACGCGATTCTCAGCACGGGGAAAGCGCTCACGCGTACTAGAGTCCAGAGGAAAATCGTGGATTAACTTTCCTAGTCGAATCATTGAGTCTACAACTATATCTGCATGTTCGCATGGTGTCTTTCTATGTAGCGGCTCTAATCTCCACGGATAAACCAATGAGAAGGTGATTTCGCGGAGGTCTAGTGTCAATTTTCGATCAGGAGAACAAACTAGACAGCGACGGTTGTGTATGCATACGAGGTCCGATTTATTCCATTCGCTACACTACCAACGGTGCACTGCGTTAGGCGCTTGCCCCGGTGACACGAGATGCCGCGGATCTGCAACTCATATTGCACGAGGGTTTGGGACTTGGCTTTTAGGTTTAGctcgaagaggagaaagggggcccccacATGCACATTTTACCGCTCTTTGCCTTTCAGAGAAGAAACGGCACTGTAAAACAGTCGAAAAGAATCTTGCGGTTATAAAACAGCCTAAATGATCGGCCCTATTCGAAGGGGAACGAGTTTCGGCTCCAAAATACCACAATGAGAGCAGAATTTCGATTCGCGCTCATTTCATAGAGTAAATGAGTTCATTTTCACGGCAAAAACAATCGTATTGCTAGGCAAAACATCACAAAACGTTTCCTAGTTTAACATCCGGGGTAGCTATGAGATTCAAGTAACTACGCTACGGTGAAACAATCACAACGATATGAAACAACTGCAAAAGTCGGTCCCATATAACCAAAACTCTACTAATCCCACACCGCTTTGAAAGAACACAAACTGAATCCAGCACCTTCAGCACATCTATAAGCtctcttcgacttcttcctctcttgAATAAGATGAAGCTCAAGGCCGTCTTCGCTTGCTGAGACTTTCCAGCACGATTTAACAGGACATTTGCCGTTCACGCATTCTGCAACGCGACGCGGATGAGTTTTTCTCCCGACTGTccagagaagagaagagacatTTCCAAAGCACGCGACAACCTTTCTTTGTTCGCATTGGCTGTCCACATTGTTTGACACATGATCACTAACGTTGCAACTTGATCCAAGCGCATCTAGAGAAATTAGACGTGCATCTTGGCTGAATaaagagtgacgtcactacctGGAAGCCTAGGTTTTAGCCCCTCAACGCTAAACATATTCGGTGTCGGACTCGGCAATTCTAGTAGTGAACGtcagaataaaataaatacatacgTCCATTACAACTAACCTGGAGATGTGACGCGAACTTTGGTTGTGAGAGTGAACTCGCTGTCAGACATGGGCTCCGTTCCgcaaagaaacgtcgtctgcCCAACATCTCTCAATTTTGTCACATTGACAAAGAGACGAACAGAGAGACGAGACACGTATTTCCAACACGCAAAATCGAcatcagtgacgtcagagcagTACGGAAGCTTATCGCTCGCACCGTCATCACTCAATATTCTCCAACGAGCCAAATTCATAATCGAACGATCATGGCAACACCTGAGCTCGGCCACGTCAGTCTCCGCCTCAAGCGTCACGTCGTACGAACGCAAGCGGTGCGTATACCCATAGCAGACGGACGAGGCGGAACGCGCCAAACGCTTAGCTTTTAGAGCTAAAAATCAACCATAGTAAAACATGCATTCGTATCGCGGTATCCCGCACTTTGATGACTGGATGCCTCGCGAGGCAACGACAAAGagacgagaaggagaagaaaggcggCGATTAAAGGAACTTGAACAGTAAACATTCCGAGTCTCTGACCCACTGATATATCGTGCGGTATCTGAGCACTGCTCTTTATACAAATCGAAGCGGAAACGCTTATGCATGTCGGTTACAAAAGGATGACACACAAACGATTGATCCTAATATGGGCGTCACTTAGACGTCATCTAGGAAGTCTC from Oscarella lobularis chromosome 1, ooOscLobu1.1, whole genome shotgun sequence includes these protein-coding regions:
- the LOC136199614 gene encoding fibroblast growth factor receptor 3-like isoform X1 — its product is MNSSLILVIGYLLLSIGSSLRLAKECFCKRNATRITNETIPMTRQDVVRVTCTQNPANFHLRLRWKAFTESKSSDAEGVQDESQLVSVVTIRGASINASQSIFSCRLVDDTFPEKSPTCCTVIIKKITETSTTAATKMTPTQQEERNYNSSTTTYISSAIAVSTTNSYTTLQQEPNASTDSPTTNYSYLNWTSFQNASSGEFISATVSATAVLLIGVSAAVIIALKRKRLSDKLTLNDSTDNLAYLLDAKGQQVWTGSKIIPIDCLSIGITLGEGQFGTVAEGKLRYASEERKIYDKRIALKMLRDQEGINAEALQKEAEFIVNLGQHENVIHVYGYCIEEKCVSKIVMEYAELGDLHRHLRKLRSVGLDDAKQFAFAQQIAEGMNYVVSKGCVHRDLAARNVLVCEGERLKISDFGFAKDLQSAAYYRKTSRGGVIPFRWCAPEVLLYRTYSEYSDVWSYGIVLWEIATLGGTPYPGIPVEKLFELLTGSSGYRMSKPRNCSQKLYGVMVRCWNSVPDTRPTFISITSEYVRTNGPQAL
- the LOC136199614 gene encoding fibroblast growth factor receptor 3-like isoform X2, translated to MNSSLILVIGYLLLSIGSSLRLAKECFCKRNATRITNETIPMTRQDVVRVTCTQNPANFHLRLRWKAFTESKSSDAEGVQDESQLVSVVTIRGASINASQSIFSCRLVDDTFPEKSPTCCTVIIKKITETSTTAATKMTPTQQEERNYNSSTTTYISSAIAVSTTNSYTTLQQEPNASTDSPTTNYSYLNWTSFQNASSALKRKRLSDKLTLNDSTDNLAYLLDAKGQQVWTGSKIIPIDCLSIGITLGEGQFGTVAEGKLRYASEERKIYDKRIALKMLRDQEGINAEALQKEAEFIVNLGQHENVIHVYGYCIEEKCVSKIVMEYAELGDLHRHLRKLRSVGLDDAKQFAFAQQIAEGMNYVVSKGCVHRDLAARNVLVCEGERLKISDFGFAKDLQSAAYYRKTSRGGVIPFRWCAPEVLLYRTYSEYSDVWSYGIVLWEIATLGGTPYPGIPVEKLFELLTGSSGYRMSKPRNCSQKLYGVMVRCWNSVPDTRPTFISITSEYVRTNGPQAL
- the LOC136199614 gene encoding fibroblast growth factor receptor 3-like isoform X4 produces the protein MNSSLILVIGYLLLSIGSSLRLAKECFCKRNATRITNETIPMTRQDVVRVTCTQNPANFHLRLRWKAFTENDTFPEKSPTCCTVIIKKITETSTTAATKMTPTQQEERNYNSSTTTYISSAIAVSTTNSYTTLQQEPNASTDSPTTNYSYLNWTSFQNASSGEFISATVSATAVLLIGVSAAVIIALKRKRLSDKLTLNDSTDNLAYLLDAKGQQVWTGSKIIPIDCLSIGITLGEGQFGTVAEGKLRYASEERKIYDKRIALKMLRDQEGINAEALQKEAEFIVNLGQHENVIHVYGYCIEEKCVSKIVMEYAELGDLHRHLRKLRSVGLDDAKQFAFAQQIAEGMNYVVSKGCVHRDLAARNVLVCEGERLKISDFGFAKDLQSAAYYRKTSRGGVIPFRWCAPEVLLYRTYSEYSDVWSYGIVLWEIATLGGTPYPGIPVEKLFELLTGSSGYRMSKPRNCSQKLYGVMVRCWNSVPDTRPTFISITSEYVRTNGPQAL
- the LOC136199614 gene encoding fibroblast growth factor receptor 3-like isoform X3 codes for the protein MNSSLILVIGYLLLSIGSSLRLAKECFCKRNATRITNETIPMTRQDVVRVTCTQNPANFHLRLRWKAFTESKSSDAEGVQDESQLVSVVTIRGASINASQSIFSCRLVDDTFPEKSPTCCTVIIKKITETSTTAATKMTPTQQEERNYNSSTTTYISSAIAVSTTNSYTTLQQEPNASTDSPTTNYSYLNWTSFQNASSGEFISATVSATAVLLIGVSAAVIIALKRKRLSDKLTLNDSTDNLAYLLDAKGQQVWTGSKIIPIDCLSIGITLGEGQFGTVAEGKLRYASEERKIYDKRIALKMLRDQEGINAEALQKEAEFIVNLGQHENVIHVYGYCIEEKCVSKIVMEYAELGDLHRHLRKLRSVGLDDAKQFAFAQQIAEGMNYVVSKGCVHRDLAARNVLVCEGERLKISDFGFAKDLQSAAYYRKTSRGGVIPFRWCAPEVLLYRTYSEYSDVWSYGIVLWEIATLGGTPYPGIPVEKLFELLTGSSGYRMSKPRNCSQKFFTDV